The Saccharolobus shibatae B12 genomic interval CCAACATTTAATTCATTCTTAAGCTTATTTATAAAATACGAAATCATTCTAAGTCCATCAACGTCCACACCAGAATCTGGTTCATCTAAAATAGCTATCTTAGGCTTTAATAGAAGCATTTGTAGTATTTCTACCCTCTTCTTTTCACCACCACTAAAGCCTTCAAACACTCCCCTATTCAATAAAGAATCTGCTATTCCAACTTCTTTGCTAATATTTTTAACTTTTGATATTACCTCCATTACTGAAGCGTTAGCACCACTTACCTTATTGTACTCTGCAACTAAAAGTGTCGATAACCTAACTCCGGCAATTTCTATCGGATTTTGAAAGGCCAAGAAAAGACCTCTTTTAGCTTTCTCATGAGGTTCTAAATTAGTTATATCCTCACCATCTAATGTTATCCTTCCCTTAGTAATTTTATATTTGGGATGTCCCATTAACGCCAAGGACAATGAAGTCTTACCGCTCCCGTTTGGACCCATTAATGCATGTATTTCTCCGCTCTTAACTTCAAGATTTATACCTCTAAGTATTTCTTTGCCTTCAACCTCTACATGTAAATCCTCTATTTTTAACGTTACCATACTCTATCCTCTCCTTTTACGCCGTTAAATCTTTTTCTATCCAAGGTAAGTCCTCTAAGAAAATCCCACACATGGAATTGTTTAGAGCATTTTCTAATAGATTTACTAAATCTTCTAAATACAAATTAAATGAGCTCGGTAAGGAATCCTTGATTTTTAAGAGATTTTGTCTTATTTGCGATATTAGATTGAATCCATTTGATATTCTTTTTACACTAGGGAATAGGACGCTCATCACTATCTCATCTAATACATCATTTATACTAGTGAAAATCGATTTTAACGTATCTGTCTGGCTCGGGCTAACATCAAAGTTACCTCTAAGTTCAGAAATCTTTGACACTACATAATCTATATTTATCAAAATAGATATATTCAATAAAATAAATGAATTCCTATAATATTCCGTACTACTGGATTGATACTTATTTCCTATTATTCTCCTAAGTAACATCAAATATATTTTCCTTAAATCGTCATTATTAGTTATACCGATTTGATGGGTTGTATTAAAATTAGTTAGAAACTTGGATACTTCGTCAATTCTTTTTGAGATAATATTTAATATACGTCTCAGTAAGGATTCAACTCCGACTTTCTCTGTATCTAGTAAACACTCTAATTTGATTTTTTTCTCGGAATTCTCAACGACTTCTGCTCCAACTAGATGTTTAGATATGTAGAGAACATCTTCGAAATCCTTTTTAGTGAAATCTTTCTTTGTTTCAAAAACTATTTCATCGAATCCCAAAATGTATAGACATGGAATTATATTAATTAATGGCTGTTTTAACGAGTCTGCATCAACTAATATTGTCTTTTTCCCTGCGTTAGACTTAGCTTTCTCTGCTATTAGCCTTAAACTACCATCATCCAAGGCCTCAAGAATTACCTTGTCACCCGGCTTTATGCTCCATTTATTTATCCATTTTTTTGGAAGTGTGATAAATAATGATGAAGAACCTAATTTCTGGACTTTTCTAGTCTCTATATCCCTGGCTATTTTTTCCTCACTCAAAAGTAGTCCCTCTATATTATTTTCTTAAACAGTGTTTATAAAAGTCTTTCAAACTCTTAGAAAAGCTAATACTTAATCTTTTCTACGCTTTACAGTAATTTTAACTAACCATTTTACTCTTGTAACAGATAAACTGTCAATATCAGCATCTTCTGGTACCTTTACATTTAGAACATACTCCTTATTACTCTTATCTTTACAACTGATTTTTAGACTATTATTGTTTTCAACTTTTACATATATTGTAGATATGTCAACATTAGGAATGTCGATCAAATAGTAATAGAAATCCTCAGATTCATAAAAGGAATATAGGGGAACGTTGTATTTTTCAATTTCCTCTTTAATTTCGCTCTCTATCCTTCGGAACTCTTTCTCCATCCTGCTTATTTCCTTTTCTATCATTGACTTTACCATATCATATAAGTCCTTGTATGCAGGCATTGAAGGTCACGCATATGTGTATGGACGCAATCCAGAGTAGTTTGGGAGTTCTTGTCTTGTCTGTTGCATCAAGCCCTTAATTCTTACTCTAATTTCCTCTGCTTCTTTAAGTAAGGAAGAAGTATCAACTTTAAATCCTAACATCTTAGATAATATATCTAAGGCTACTGCAGCTGCTTCGGGATCAGGCAAATCTAGAAATGATTCAACTACTATAACCAAATTTCTGATAAACTTTTTAGCAGATTCGAATAAAATAGGAGCATAGGGCCCAGTTACGTAACCTTCTACAAATTTCTTCATTAAATTCAAACTATCTAACTCTTTAGCGAAATCCTCAGAACTAACCACCCAATAGGGAGTTGGCTTCTCTAACTCTAATCTATTTGGCACTGGGACTCCGGTTATCGATATTATCGTCTGTATCCCATATTTCTCTGCATAGTCTACAACTAAATTTGCCAAATGATGTATACTATTTGCTGGGATTGCAACCCAAGAATGAAGTAAAAGGAAGTTATCATAGTGATATAAACGTATAGGTGACTTAGCTACTCCGTTAACTACATGAGAAATGGGGGGCAAATATTTGTGTGAGTAAATTTCTCCATATTCTTTTAAATTTAGAGAATTAATCAAAAATTCTCCAGATATACTACCCACTAAGCCAGCATCTGGTAAGCTCACTAATAAATACGATGGTCTACCTATCTGAGGAACATATCTTTCCCTAATTTCAAACGCTTCACTCAATTCATCCACCCTTTATTTTTTCAATATATTTTTCTGGGCTAAGTAGTTTTTCCTTTTCCTCTGATAGTTTAGACGCCTTTAACTTGAAAATCCAGCCTTCACCATAAGGATCCTTATTTATTATCTCTGGATGCTCAAGTAATTTATTGTTTACCTCAACTATTATCCCACTTAACGGAGAGAAAATATCTGCTGCAGCTTTTACAGATTCTATAACTCCCACAGATTCTCCTGCCTTCACCTCTTTCTGCAGCTGAGGTAATTCAATTCCTACTATATCTCTTAACTTCTTTTGCGCATAATCAGTTATTCCAACCACCACCACGTTATCGTTGGAAAGTACTACCCATTCATCAGTCTCCGTATATAATCTATCTGTCAAAACTACATATCTACCTACTTTCATCTCATTCATATAATATTCACCTAGATAAATGGAAACTCGTCAATTTTTATATCATACTGTTTACTTCTAATTTCCACTGCAAGATTATAGCCTAGATAGAAGTACTTGGGATTTACATAACCCATACCTATAACTCTATTTAAGTAAGGAGAAAAAGTGCTACTCGTCACATATCCTGCCTCATTTCCAAGTGAATATATCTTAGATAGGTGCCTAGGTATAATCCTCTCGCCTTTTTTCATCTTAAAGCCTATCCTAACTTTCTCGATACCACTCTTTATACGTTCAACTAAGCTATCTTTTCCTATGAAATCCTTTTCCAGCGAGAAAACCCAATATCTTGCTTCAACCGGAGTAATGGTCTCATCAATATCTTCTCCATAAAGAACAAACCCCATCTCTTGCCTTAAACTGTCTCTTGCAATCAAACCAGCAGGCTTTATTCCGATTTTCACTAAATCCATAATTAGTTGTCTGCCAATATCTAATGTAACCCAAACTTCTAACCCATTCTCACCTGTCCATCCAGATTTGCTAACTAAAAAAACGTCATATCCCATAAATTTAGTATTAAGCTTAAATTCTAATGGTTTTAATTCATTTTTACCTAAAATTTCTTCTAATTTCCTACCTTGAATAGCAATCATGCCGTATTTGAATGTTAAATCTTCTACATCCAAATTTGAATTGGATTTTATCCAATTTACAATTTTCTCTCTATTTATTGCATTCGTTACAATTAACCATTCATTTTCAGATACTTTATAAACCATTACATCATCTTTAAAGCCAGCCTTATCGTTCAAAAATGCAGTAGGCCCTATCATATTTCCAGAATTCGTCTTGCTAACTTCCTTAGCTACTAACATTTCAAACTCCTTTGGATTACCTTTAACTCTTAGTCTGCCCATATGAGATAAATTGAAAAACGCTACTGAACTTCTCACACTCATATGCTCTTCTGCATAACTGGTGAAGTTCATTGGCATTTCCCAGCCAGCGAATTCTCCAAAATTAGCTCTCAACTTTTCCTCAAGGTCATGGAAAGGTGAAACAAACATATATTAAAAATGTCTTAAAGTTGTATTAAGGCTTATGTATAAGCATCCTTGGCTTCCAAACCTAGACCTAATAGATGAGATGCTGAAAGAGATAGGAGTAAACTCCCTTGACGAATTGTTTAACGATATACCGGCTGAAATCAAAATAAATAGATTATTGAACGTAGCAAAAGGCAAACCACTATCAGAATATGAAATTGAAAAAGAAATCAATGAAAAAGTGAAGAAGAACGTAGAGCTAGAAGCGCCACCTTTTATTGGAGCTGGTATTTGTCCCCATTACATCCCTAATGTCGTGAAATTTATCATAGGTAGATCAGAGTTTTATACATCATATACTCCGTATCAACCAGAAATTTCTCAAGGCCTATTACAAGCATTGTTTGAATATCAAAGTTTAATGGCTGAGCTACTAGACATGGATGTAGTTAACGCTTCAATGTATGATTGGGGTTCAGCTTTAGCTGAGGCCGTTCTAATGGCTAATAGAATAAATGGGAAAAAGACTGTATTGGTCCCTGAAAATGCTAACCCGTTTCATAAAGAAGTACTAAGAACATGGATTCAAGGAAAGGGGATAAAAATAGAGGAAGTTAAATATGACAAGAATTATGGCGAACTTGATTTAGAGGATCTGGAGAAGAAATCTAATATCGATGACATATCTGCAATATATATACAACAACCAAATTTCTTTGGGATCTTTGAAAGTAATATTGAACATGTAATTGATGTTGCTAAACATAAAAGAGCATTAAGTATTGTAGGAGTTAATCCACTTTCACTTGGTCTAATAAAGCCACCTGGAAGCTACGAAGCTGATATAGTTGTAGGTGATGGTCAAGAATTAGGGCTTCCATTGAATTTTGGAGGACCTTTAATGGGAGTATTTGCAGTAAGATGGGATATGAGTTTGGTAAGACAAATGCCAGGTAGAATAGTGGGAATTACAAAAGACATAAATGGCAAAATGGGATTTACGCTAATTCTTCAAACTAGGGAACAATTCATCAAGAGGGAAAAGGCAACATCTAACATAACTACAAACGAAGCCTTACTTGCTATAGCTAATGCCGTCTATTTAAGCTTGTTAGGAAAAGAGGGAATGAGAGAGCTTGCAGAAGAGATTTACTTCAGAAGTCACTACGCTGCTAAAAAGTTGACTGAAATAGATAACGTAAGCATGCAATTTAGGTCGGACTTTTTTGAGGAATTTGCAATTAGATTTCCTATAGACTATGATAAAATAAGTAACAAACTAAAAGAAAGAAAACTACAAGGGGGACTAAAATTGTCCGATTATACATCTCTCTTTTGTGTAACTGAAGTTCATGATAAGAAGTCAATAGATCTATTAGTATCAACGATACAAGAGGTGATAAATGGTGTGGAGACAAGCTAAATGGAACGAGCCTTTAATATTTGAGCTAAACAATAGTGGTGCAACTAGACAAGGTCTCTTGATAAATAAGGATGATGATATAAGAAGCGAGATAAAGGAAATGAAAATACCTAAAAATCTACTGAGGGAGAATGGACCGAATCTGCCTAGTTTAAGCGAGCTAGAGGTAGTAAGACACTTCATCAGATTATCTCAGATGAATTTTGGCGTAGATGTTGGAATTATGCCATTAGGTTCATGTACAATGAAATATAATCCAAAAATTGAGGAAAAAGCTACGGCGATTACGGAATCACATCACCCTTTAGAAGATGAGGATCATGTTCAAGGAATACTAGAGATGATTTACGAACTTCAGAATTGGTTTAGTGAAATAACTGGTATGGATGAATGTAGCTTACAAGTACCTGCTGGATCTGCTGGTGAGTTCGCTGGAGTACTAATGATTAAAAAGTATCATGAGGATCACAATCGAAATTATAAAGATACAATGCTAGTCGCAGATACTGCTCACGGAACTAATCCTGCAAGTGCTGCAATGGCTGGATACAAGGTTATGTATGTGAAATCAAATGGAGAAGGGCTTGTGGATATGGACATCTTAAGAGAGATCGTAAATGATAAAACTGCAGGTTTTATGCTAACCAATCCAAATACGTTAGGATTATTTGAAGAGAATATCCTGGAAATCTCTAAGATAATACATTCTGCAAATGCAATACTATACTATGATGGAGCTAATTTAAATGGAGTATTAGGTATTGCGAGACCAGGGGATATGGGATTTGATATTGTGCATTTAAATCTACATAAGACATTCGCTGTTCCACATGGAGGAGGTGGACCTGGAGCTGGAGCAATTTGTGCAAAGGGTGAACTTGTTAATTACCTCCCATATCCAATGGTAGAGAAAGTAAATGGAAAGTATAGATTAAGTAAGATTCCGAAGAATAGTGTTGGTAAGATAGCTACATTTTACGGTAATGTGGGTAATTTAGCGCGTAGTTTCGCATACCTATTAGGATTAGGACCCCAAGGTGTTCAAATGGTAGGAAAAATGAGCACTTTGGCAACCAATTATCTCATAGCTAAGTTAAGAGACGTTAAAGAGCTAGAGTTGATTGCACCAAATAGACATAGAAAACATGAGGTAGTATTCAGCGTGAAACAGTTATTGGAAAATTATGGAGTAAGCGCTAACGATGTTGCCAAAGCCTTACTTGATAGCGGATTTTACGCTCCAACTATATACTTCCCACCGATTATCGAAGAAGCGTTAATGATAGAACCCACGGAAACAGAGAGTAAAGAAACTTTAGATATGTTTGCTGAAGCTCTCAAAAACATCGTAGAAGATGCTAAAAGAAACCCAGAACAACTTCTAAAAAGTCCTAGTAATACAAGTATTGCAAGATTAGATCAAGCTTATGCTAATCACCCTTCTACTATAACGCCAACGTATAGAGTGTTAAGGCTGAGGAAGATGGGTAAAATAAATTACCTTAAATAATAGATGAGAAAAGTATGGATATGTATCCAAGATAAGGTATTGAAAATGTAAAATTACCAAACTCTATTATCTTCCCTACCACTAAATTTTTCGGTATACCACTAGCTGGTTCTAGTCCGATCCTATTATCTGGTATCGGATTAGTTATTTTGTCTACACCTTGAGTAATATAATAACCATTATCTGTGGCTATTACTCTGTGAATTACGTAGTTATTAAAATATGGAGATTTATATATTATCACATTACCTACATTAATGGAAATTGGTTTAACGTAAAAAGTTAATGCACCATTTTGAAATACGGGATACATTGAAACTCCTTCTACGCTCGCACTTTGTACGATGTTAGAAAACATTAAAATATATATCAATGCAATAAATAAAATAATGATTATATCACTCTTCTTCATCTTCATCTAAATCACTTAAGTCTAATTCTATAACCTCCCCTTCATTAGCTTTTTCCTCAGAATCCTTAGATTCTATTTTCTTAACGCCCTTCTTACCTTCAATCTCTACTGAAGAACCTCCTGCCTTTATCTTAGACACCACAGATTTCCATTTATGGCCACAATTCGGACAAACAAAAGAACCCATAACTGTTATTGTAATCCTGCCGTAAGAATCTGGAAGAGGTGAAACTAGTTGCCATGTTTTCTGTGCCTTCTCTACCTTTGTCCCACAATTTGGACAAACGTATGGGTCAATTTGTTTCTTTTTTGGCATCAGTTCTATAATCCAGTTAAAGGATTAATAAATATCTGTATAATTACTGCCATAAATAAGAACGTAACTCCTGAGTATATAATTCTAAACCTCCCTTTATAAACAATAAATAAATTAATGCATAAAGACATCAAAACCAGCAGTGTAATTAAAACAGAAGGTGAGTATATTAAACCTACCAGATGAGGTGCTAAAGACCATGCAACTAGAAATAGTCGTTCGTTACTTATTTTATCTTTTAAAAATCTAGAGAAAATGAGGGAAAGTAAACCATATGCTAAAAACACTATCGAGGCCATGCTAGGAGTTAACATTTAATTATTGCTAATTCACTTCAGTAAATATGATTAACCGTTTTTCCATAGAGAAGGTTAAGGGATTAGAAATCATAGATTCTAGGGGCAATCCCACCATAAGAGTTTTCATAAGAACTAATGACGGTGTTGAATCCTTTGGAGACGCGCCAGCAGGAGCTTCTAAAGGAACAAGAGAGGCAATCGAAGTCAGGGATGAAAATGGGCTTACGGTGAAGAGAGCTGTGGATATTGTAAATTACATAATAGATCCTGCGTTACACGGAATCGATGTAAGAGAACAAGGTATAATCGACAAAATACTAATAGATATAGACTCCACTGAGAATAAGTCTAAATTAGGAGGAAACACAATAATTGCAACATCCATAGCTGCATTAAAAACAGCTTCTAAGGCCTTGGGCCTAGAGGTTTTTAAATACATAGCTGGGCCTCGGTTACCTAAAATCCCAATACCTTTACTCAATATAATAAATGGCGGCTTACATGCTGGAAATAAGCTAAAAATACAAGAATTTATCATAGTACCAATTAAGTTTAATACTTTTAAAGAAGCTTTTTTCGCTGCCATAGAAGTATATAGAAATCTAAAAGGGCTAATATCAGAGAGATATGGTAAAATTTACACAGCAGTTGGAGATGAAGGAGGATTCTCTCCACCTTTAGAAGAGACTAGAGAGGCCTTGGATCTGATATATACTTCAATAAATAATGCAGGCTATAAAGGAAAAATATATATGGGAATGGACGCTGCAGCGAGTGATTTCTACGATACTAAGAAAGAGAAATATATAATAAATGGCAAAGAATTGAATCCCAATCAATTACTTGAATTTTACCTCGACTTAGCTAAAGAATATCCCATAGTGTACTTAGAAGATCCATTCGAAGAGAATTCTTTCGATATGTTCAGTGAACTACAAAATAAACTAAATTCGACAATCGTCACTGGAGACGACCTATATACTACGAATATAAAATATCTAAAAATAGGTATAGAAAAGAGATCAACTAAAGGTGTTATAGTTAAGCCTAATCAAGTCGGTACAATATCTGAAACATTTGAATTTACTAATCTTGCTAGAAGGAACTCAATAAAGTTAGTAACTAGCCATAGAAGTGGAGAGACGGAAGACAATTTCATAGCAGAATTTGCAGTGGGAATTGAATCAGATTTCATAAAGACTGGTGCACCGGCAAGAGGAGAAAGAACTAGCAAATATAATAAACTATTAGAAATAGAAAATAAATTTGGATTGGAATATGGAGG includes:
- the sufC gene encoding Fe-S cluster assembly ATPase SufC, producing MVTLKIEDLHVEVEGKEILRGINLEVKSGEIHALMGPNGSGKTSLSLALMGHPKYKITKGRITLDGEDITNLEPHEKAKRGLFLAFQNPIEIAGVRLSTLLVAEYNKVSGANASVMEVISKVKNISKEVGIADSLLNRGVFEGFSGGEKKRVEILQMLLLKPKIAILDEPDSGVDVDGLRMISYFINKLKNELNVGYLIITHYRRILDHISADKVHVLYRGKIIAEGGMELAKLIDEKGYEAVLERNS
- a CDS encoding signal peptidase I, with protein sequence MKMKKSDIIIILFIALIYILMFSNIVQSASVEGVSMYPVFQNGALTFYVKPISINVGNVIIYKSPYFNNYVIHRVIATDNGYYITQGVDKITNPIPDNRIGLEPASGIPKNLVVGKIIEFGNFTFSIPYLGYISILFSSII
- the gcvH gene encoding glycine cleavage system protein GcvH — translated: MNEMKVGRYVVLTDRLYTETDEWVVLSNDNVVVVGITDYAQKKLRDIVGIELPQLQKEVKAGESVGVIESVKAAADIFSPLSGIIVEVNNKLLEHPEIINKDPYGEGWIFKLKASKLSEEKEKLLSPEKYIEKIKGG
- the eno gene encoding phosphopyruvate hydratase yields the protein MINRFSIEKVKGLEIIDSRGNPTIRVFIRTNDGVESFGDAPAGASKGTREAIEVRDENGLTVKRAVDIVNYIIDPALHGIDVREQGIIDKILIDIDSTENKSKLGGNTIIATSIAALKTASKALGLEVFKYIAGPRLPKIPIPLLNIINGGLHAGNKLKIQEFIIVPIKFNTFKEAFFAAIEVYRNLKGLISERYGKIYTAVGDEGGFSPPLEETREALDLIYTSINNAGYKGKIYMGMDAAASDFYDTKKEKYIINGKELNPNQLLEFYLDLAKEYPIVYLEDPFEENSFDMFSELQNKLNSTIVTGDDLYTTNIKYLKIGIEKRSTKGVIVKPNQVGTISETFEFTNLARRNSIKLVTSHRSGETEDNFIAEFAVGIESDFIKTGAPARGERTSKYNKLLEIENKFGLEYGGKYFYL
- a CDS encoding alpha-crystallin domain-containing protein → MPAYKDLYDMVKSMIEKEISRMEKEFRRIESEIKEEIEKYNVPLYSFYESEDFYYYLIDIPNVDISTIYVKVENNNSLKISCKDKSNKEYVLNVKVPEDADIDSLSVTRVKWLVKITVKRRKD
- a CDS encoding AbrB/MazE/SpoVT family DNA-binding domain-containing protein, with translation MSEEKIARDIETRKVQKLGSSSLFITLPKKWINKWSIKPGDKVILEALDDGSLRLIAEKAKSNAGKKTILVDADSLKQPLINIIPCLYILGFDEIVFETKKDFTKKDFEDVLYISKHLVGAEVVENSEKKIKLECLLDTEKVGVESLLRRILNIISKRIDEVSKFLTNFNTTHQIGITNNDDLRKIYLMLLRRIIGNKYQSSSTEYYRNSFILLNISILINIDYVVSKISELRGNFDVSPSQTDTLKSIFTSINDVLDEIVMSVLFPSVKRISNGFNLISQIRQNLLKIKDSLPSSFNLYLEDLVNLLENALNNSMCGIFLEDLPWIEKDLTA
- the gcvT gene encoding glycine cleavage system aminomethyltransferase GcvT, which translates into the protein MFVSPFHDLEEKLRANFGEFAGWEMPMNFTSYAEEHMSVRSSVAFFNLSHMGRLRVKGNPKEFEMLVAKEVSKTNSGNMIGPTAFLNDKAGFKDDVMVYKVSENEWLIVTNAINREKIVNWIKSNSNLDVEDLTFKYGMIAIQGRKLEEILGKNELKPLEFKLNTKFMGYDVFLVSKSGWTGENGLEVWVTLDIGRQLIMDLVKIGIKPAGLIARDSLRQEMGFVLYGEDIDETITPVEARYWVFSLEKDFIGKDSLVERIKSGIEKVRIGFKMKKGERIIPRHLSKIYSLGNEAGYVTSSTFSPYLNRVIGMGYVNPKYFYLGYNLAVEIRSKQYDIKIDEFPFI
- the gcvPA gene encoding aminomethyl-transferring glycine dehydrogenase subunit GcvPA — protein: MYKHPWLPNLDLIDEMLKEIGVNSLDELFNDIPAEIKINRLLNVAKGKPLSEYEIEKEINEKVKKNVELEAPPFIGAGICPHYIPNVVKFIIGRSEFYTSYTPYQPEISQGLLQALFEYQSLMAELLDMDVVNASMYDWGSALAEAVLMANRINGKKTVLVPENANPFHKEVLRTWIQGKGIKIEEVKYDKNYGELDLEDLEKKSNIDDISAIYIQQPNFFGIFESNIEHVIDVAKHKRALSIVGVNPLSLGLIKPPGSYEADIVVGDGQELGLPLNFGGPLMGVFAVRWDMSLVRQMPGRIVGITKDINGKMGFTLILQTREQFIKREKATSNITTNEALLAIANAVYLSLLGKEGMRELAEEIYFRSHYAAKKLTEIDNVSMQFRSDFFEEFAIRFPIDYDKISNKLKERKLQGGLKLSDYTSLFCVTEVHDKKSIDLLVSTIQEVINGVETS
- the gcvPB gene encoding aminomethyl-transferring glycine dehydrogenase subunit GcvPB, with the translated sequence MVWRQAKWNEPLIFELNNSGATRQGLLINKDDDIRSEIKEMKIPKNLLRENGPNLPSLSELEVVRHFIRLSQMNFGVDVGIMPLGSCTMKYNPKIEEKATAITESHHPLEDEDHVQGILEMIYELQNWFSEITGMDECSLQVPAGSAGEFAGVLMIKKYHEDHNRNYKDTMLVADTAHGTNPASAAMAGYKVMYVKSNGEGLVDMDILREIVNDKTAGFMLTNPNTLGLFEENILEISKIIHSANAILYYDGANLNGVLGIARPGDMGFDIVHLNLHKTFAVPHGGGGPGAGAICAKGELVNYLPYPMVEKVNGKYRLSKIPKNSVGKIATFYGNVGNLARSFAYLLGLGPQGVQMVGKMSTLATNYLIAKLRDVKELELIAPNRHRKHEVVFSVKQLLENYGVSANDVAKALLDSGFYAPTIYFPPIIEEALMIEPTETESKETLDMFAEALKNIVEDAKRNPEQLLKSPSNTSIARLDQAYANHPSTITPTYRVLRLRKMGKINYLK
- a CDS encoding proteasome assembly chaperone family protein, coding for MDELSEAFEIRERYVPQIGRPSYLLVSLPDAGLVGSISGEFLINSLNLKEYGEIYSHKYLPPISHVVNGVAKSPIRLYHYDNFLLLHSWVAIPANSIHHLANLVVDYAEKYGIQTIISITGVPVPNRLELEKPTPYWVVSSEDFAKELDSLNLMKKFVEGYVTGPYAPILFESAKKFIRNLVIVVESFLDLPDPEAAAVALDILSKMLGFKVDTSSLLKEAEEIRVRIKGLMQQTRQELPNYSGLRPYTYA
- a CDS encoding eL43 family ribosomal protein, giving the protein MPKKKQIDPYVCPNCGTKVEKAQKTWQLVSPLPDSYGRITITVMGSFVCPNCGHKWKSVVSKIKAGGSSVEIEGKKGVKKIESKDSEEKANEGEVIELDLSDLDEDEEE